One window of Ziziphus jujuba cultivar Dongzao chromosome 5, ASM3175591v1 genomic DNA carries:
- the LOC107405986 gene encoding uncharacterized protein LOC107405986 isoform X1, which produces MDFHGMKRQALQSLCKKHGIPANLTNHEMADRLALLLKENEKPVDNSQPTSSNNLGETHCEIESNFKIVNQKVSKKVRFSPENETFIFVSSDTESDSDHGNNPKRRLRKRKSVSNLESKKQVQLRKNVKKAEVSAEPLDNSGRVTRSRVQRVVAGDAEMVFSPLAGNKRGRRRVKNVGVNDKPPPIADLGDKDDPREDAKWRGGLIRQRLRSKEVVNEAGEKAGDGDLAVLRKNSRLRGSKNIRNVKASDGVVLLDQIHEDNAIAVEEAKPEQILKRSKRITAKNKGSSSLSKDLGDTGIGRRVTRSRKLDEKDSSLESEAGSIVVEEESQKVLQLEEPAKGSRRKSVAPQNGKVQSESLATKRTERGQPVKGSRKRSRKIDSEGVPKVEPIVGVVTKDEDLLPDGPPWRSRHSIASFNSVATAVGELRTQDNDGKKKPQREAPLESDVNIAKQPRRSSRHASKEVGGIADGVRKDLQTRQSKKQILKEESSVTVHEPVTKKALRRSRPNVSKSNVPELADPKGRSAEKNKPSKARMEIIEEEGSFRKSSLSRGEQPVMDIVPECGGSKNDSDLYHRKKVRERSNKKRKEGKSVEHSQLGSAEISALNSDEKEFTYDTLKSEEQVSESMEVEGASIFQQMQDSTAEVVDNEKENIVEEARMENLSLDSKLEGSMEYQSHRSFNTRAESGDGKLVEQVSTEPVEHLSKINNVVSCGIISPASGFSPAYPEDSNGLKAEESLMEKHVNPVSDKVDDLLADNGKANAQEDKIILELDTNGNYEPVQEETIQENHLSELTGSRDSERSSEKFSNEAENIYVLVPYDRNEAEEAVQENHLSELSGSRESERSSEKFSNEAEKICVLVPYERHGIAQVDEYATETADIVVEKVADIQLGIIASDDTAAAPSEPPPQSQDGNQLEALTAMHLEIVGRSDAYHVERENCSNNLIEVPDETISSEDISFSKLRGQVCSNERTEEIGTMKEKESSEYGEERTPNEIAATVSHIGEFNFRSSEKRGEVLPERSESCLSCGGNTANKEENVGKAVDDPKPQVISFDAETKDNVDGVNEDDVNDHLVEKELQTMYPFTSMHEEGTNEAVEINSCSPAAVEETEAETIDKCGLEGMSKNEEDKEEHVVTNKVTEMEEAENGAPMLPLYSMGDDTAFSKYEIELSKTNDLAQGASDVTMSSEYEDGGTPNEIVATVSQVGEFNFTSSERQGDVLPDLDKSASIYAKSCLSCDGKTANKEENVGNAVDDPKAQVISSHAEIKEYVDRVTEDDVDDLLVEKELETMYPFTSMHEVVTKEAVEINSCSLASVDEMEAQRIGKFSPEEMSKNGEDKEELAITNKVTEMEVAENGAPMLPLDSVGDDTAFSKYEIELLKTNGLAQCASDVTMSSEYEDGRTPNEIVATVSQVGEFHFTSSERQGDVLPDMDKSASIYAKSCPSCDGKTANKEENVRKAVSDPKAQVISFDAETKDNVHGVIEDDVNDHLVEKELQTMYPFTSMHKVGTKEAAEIHSCSPAVVEEMEAESIDNCDHEEMSKNGEDREEHAVTNKVTVKEEAENGTPTLPLDSMWDDTALSKFEIELSKTNRLALGASDVTMSSKYEDGGTPNEIVATVSQVGEFNFTSSERQGDVLPDLDKSASIYAKSCLSCDGKTANKEENVGNAVNDQKAQVISSHAEIKEYVDRVTEDDVDDHLVEKELETMYPFTSMHEVVTKEAVEINSCSLASVDEMEAQRIGKFGPEEMSKNGEDKEELVMTDKMEEAESGTPMLPLDSMVHDTAFSKYETELSKTNGLALGSSDVTMSSEYEDGGTPNKIVATVSQVGEFNFGSSEKQGEVLPDMDKSASIYSESCLFCDGKTANKEENVGKAVVDPKAQVISSDAETKENVDGVTEDDVTDHLVEKVLLEQNDNGPDLTLRNAHESCIYATDEGDDILDRRIGIENVEDGTKLDEQLISPFGLNNGCLSDEKKSAVKSFSVAPSGRNVPGSSTATFSVQNFSLSCVLSAGKEYEFHAYSNRVRNYAEGIEMANEDKGFGHEKMNPPAQGENELGIDKRVEGQNSNEGINDSTHGFAVENNARTSPQVVAEKLDGYTDVLKLANQMDSDDDLDLNNLFNSNSTNSKRNSKETGKEIDLHDLDNVAISSGQSNEFSDCGNNASILKPEMNVECSAVSPATASTTEIKALEIAAEMTLFTSYELNLFSEDRERDEFEEADVRTLEDKLINKNNEEVNEGREIVSSIENFEKEQHCDYEQSMVEDKPNLINETNEVSEGREIVGSMASNLELNEGRENVESIGKDCDDEHGMVEEFEIGKQNQLSASDESIYENRSIPKEKGGVPVIKQGLVDCEIHKFECIEFENYTEATQINASNYAASDTSKAECCASDSKKPEIHVNSAVEAVALENPQKLESREDKSPEAKLMERISRSAMPKMKTNKDFSIPRTPKNIHKIYDMKENFPSSKREQVNNMTATKTSVKRRALEDLQKN; this is translated from the exons ATGGATTTTCATGGAATGAAGAGGCAGGCACTGCAATCGCTCTGTAAGAAGCATGGAATTCCGGCGAATTTGACCAACCATGAAATGGCCGATAGGCTTGCTTTGCTTCTCAAG GAAAATGAAAAGCCTGTAGACAATAGTCAGCCAACAAGCTCGAATAATTTAGGAGAAACTCATTGCGAAATTGAATCTAATTTTAAGATTGTAAATCAGAAAGTAAGCAAGAAGGTGAGGTTTAGTCCTGAAAACGAAACATTTATATTTGTAAGTTCAGATACAGAGTCAGATTCAGATCATGGTAACAATCCGAAGAGACGACTGAGAAAAAGGAAATCTGTGTCAAACTTGGAATCAAAGAAACAAGTTCAGCTCagaaaaaatgtcaaaaaagcTGAAGTTTCGGCCGAACCCTTGGACAATTCCGGTAGAGTTACAAGGTCCAGAGTGCAAAGAGTGGTTGCCGGAGACGCAGAGATGGTTTTCTCACCTCTTGCTGGGAATAAGAGAGGGAGAAGAAGGGTAAAAAATGTTGGTGTTAATGATAAACCACCACCAATTGCTGATTTGGGTGATAAAGATGATCCTCGTGAGGATGCTAAATGGAGAGGCGGGTTGATTCGACAGCGGTTGAGAAGCAAGGAGGTGGTGAATGAAGCTGGAGAGAAAGCAGGAGATGGGGATTTGGCAGTGTTGAGGAAGAATTCAAGATTGAGAGGTTCCAAGAACATAAGGAATGTCAAGGCTAGTGATGGGGTTGTTTTGCTGGATCAGATTCATGAAGACAATGCCATTGCAGTAGAAGAGGCTAAACCTGAACAAATTCTGAAGCGTTCTAAAAGAATTACGGCAAAGAATAAAGGTTCTAGTTCTTTGAGTAAAGATTTGGGTGACACTGGAATTGGTAGAAGGGTCACAAGGTCCCGGAAACTTGATGAGAAGGATTCTTCATTAGAAAGTGAAGCAGGAAGTATTGTAGTTGAGGAAGAAAGTCAAAAGGTTCTTCAACTTGAAGAACCTGCCAAGGGTTCAAGGCGGAAGTCTGTCGCACCACAAAATGGGAAGGTGCAGAGTGAAAGTCTTGCTACCAAACGTACTGAACGTGGACAACCTGTAAAGGGGTCTAGAAAAAGGTCAAGGAAAATAGATTCTGAAGGAGTTCCCAAAGTCGAACCAATTGTTGGCGTTGTGACAAAAGATGAAGATTTACTGCCAGATGGCCCTCCTTGGAGGTCTCGGCACAGCATTGCATCATTTAACTCTGTTGCTACTGCTGTTGGAGAGTTAAGAACTCAAGATAATGATGGAAAGAAGAAGCCACAAAGAGAAGCACCTTTAGAAAGTGATGTTAATATTGCCAAACAACCAAGGAGATCTAGTCGCCATGCTTCCAAAGAAGTTGGTGGAATTGCTGATGGTGTCAGAAAGGATTTGCAAACAAGGCAGAGCAAAAAGcaaattttgaaagaagaaagttcCGTAACTGTGCACGAACCTGTAACTAAGAAGGCTCTGAGACGATCCAGACCCAATGTCTCAAAAAGTAATGTTCCTGAACTTGCAGACCCGAAAGGTAGATCTGCTGAAAAAAATAAGCCGTCTAAAGCAAGGATGGAAATTATAGAAGAAGAGGGTTCATTTAGAAAAAGTAGTTTGTCCCGTGGAGAACAACCAGTCATGGATATTGTGCCAGAATGTGGAGGCAGTAAAAATGATTCTGATTTGTACCACAGAAAAAAAGTTAGAGAAAGgtcaaataaaaagagaaaggaagggaaatctgTTGAGCATAGCCAGCTAGGTTCTGCTGAGATATCTGCTCTAAATTCTGATGAGAAGGAGTTCACATACGACACATTGAAGTCGGAGGAACAGGTTTCAGAGTCAATGGAGGTTGAAGGTGCATCTATATTCCAACAAATGCAGGATTCTACAGCTGAGGTTGTGGATAATGAGAAAGAAAACATTGTCGAGGAAGCTAGGATGGAAAATTTGAGTCTGGATAGCAAGTTAGAAGGTTCTATGGAATATCAGTCCCACCGTTCATTTAATACAAGAGCTGAATCTGGTGATGGAAAATTGGTGGAACAGGTAAGTACAGAACCAGTTGAGCATCTAAGTAAGATTAACAATGTGGTTTCTTGTGGAATTATCTCTCCAGCCAGTGGCTTTTCACCTGCCTACCCAGAAGATTCCAATG GCTTGAAAGCGGAAGAATCGTTGATGGAAAAACATGTAAACCCAGTAAGTGATAAGGTAGATGACCTATTAGCTGACAATGGAAAAGCTAATGCTCAAGAGGATAAAATTATACTAGAATTGGATACCAATGGGAATTATGAACCTGTTCAAGAGGAGACAATTCAAGAGAATCATCTAAGTGAACTTACTGGAAGTCGTGATTCAGAAAGAAGCTCTGAAAAGTTCTCAAATGAAGCTGAAAATATATACGTGCTTGTTCCTTATGACAGAAATGAAGCGGAGGAGGCAGTTCAAGAGAATCATCTTAGTGAACTAAGTGGGAGTCGTGAGTCAGAAAGAAGCTCCGAAAAATTCTCAAATGAAGCTGAAAAGATATGTGTGCTTGTTCCTTATGAGAGACATGGAATAGCTCAAGTTGATGAATATGCAACTGAAACTGCTGACATCGTTGTGGAAAAGGTTGCAGATATCCAATTGGGAATAATTGCCAGTGATGATACTGCTGCTGCCCCATCTGAACCTCCACCACAAAGTCAAG ATGGGAATCAGTTGGAGGCTCTGACAGCCATGCATCTAGAAATTGTTGGAAGAAGTGATGCATATCATGTTGAGAGAGAAAACTGTTCTAATAATTTGATTGAAGTCCCTGATGAAACAATATCCAGTGAAGATATTAGCTTCAGTAAATTACGTGGCCAAGTATGCAGTAATGAGAGGACCGAAGAAATTGGGACAATGAAGGAAAAGGAGTCTAGTGAATATGGAGAAGAACGGACACCAAATGAAATTGCAGCAACTGTATCACATATTGGTGAATTCAATTTTAGAAGTTCTGAGAAGCGGGGAGAAGTTTTGCCAGAGCGGTCAGAATCCTGTCTTTCCTGTGGTGGAAACACTGCAAATAAGGAAGAAAATGTTGGAAAAGCTGTTGATGATCCAAAACCCCAGGTTATCAGTTTTGATGCAGAGACAAAAGACAATGTAGATGGAGTTAACGAAGATGATGTCAATGATCACTTGGTTGAAAAGGAGTTACAGACAATGTACCCTTTTACTTCCATGCACGAAGAAGGGACAAACGAAGCTGTTGAGATCAATAGCTGTAGTCCTGCTGCCGTAGAAGAGACAGAGGCAGAGACTATTGACAAGTGTGGTCTTGAAGGAATgtcaaaaaatgaagaagacaaAGAAGAACATGTTGTAACCAACAAAGTAACAGAGATGGAGGAAGCAGAAAATGGAGCGCCTATGCTACCACTCTATTCAATGGGGGATGATACTGCATTTTCAAAGTATGAGATTGAATTATCAAAAACTAATGATCTCGCCCAAGGTGCTTCGGATGTGACCATGTCTAGTGAATATGAAGATGGAGGGACACCAAATGAAATTGTGGCAACTGTATCACAAGTTGGTGAATTCAATTTTACAAGTTCTGAGAGGCAAGGAGATGTTTTGCCAGACCTGGATAAAAGTGCTTCCATATATGCAAAATCCTGCCTTTCCTGTGATGGAAAAACTgctaataaagaagaaaatgttggAAATGCTGTCGACGATCCAAAAGCCCAGGTTATCAGTTCTCATGCTGAGATAAAAGAATATGTAGATCGAGTTACAGAAGATGATGTTGATGATCTCTTGGTTGAAAAGGAGTTGGAGACAATGTACCCTTTTACTTCCATGCACGAAGTAGTGACAAAAGAAGCTGTTGAGATCAATAGCTGTAGTCTTGCTTCTGTAGATGAGATGGAGGCACAGCGTATTGGGAAGTTTAGTCCTGAGGAAATGTCAAAAAATGGTGAAGACAAAGAAGAACTTGCTATAACTAACAAAGTAACAGAGATGGAGGTAGCAGAAAATGGAGCACCTATGCTACCACTTGATTCAGTGGGGGATGATACAGCATTTTCAAAGTATGAGATTGAATTATTAAAAACTAATGGTCTTGCCCAATGTGCTTCGGATGTGACCATGTCTAGTGAATATGAAGATGGAAGGACACCAAATGAAATTGTGGCAACTGTATCACAAGTCGGTGAATTCCATTTTACAAGTTCTGAGAGGCAAGGAGATGTTTTGCCAGACATGGATAAAAGTGCTTCCATATATGCAAAATCCTGCCCTTCCTGTGATGGAAAAACTGCtaacaaagaagaaaatgttCGAAAAGCCGTTAGTGATCCAAAAGCCCAAGTAATCAGTTTTGATGCAGAGACAAAAGACAATGTACATGGAGTTATCGAAGATGATGTCAACGATCATTTGGTTGAAAAGGAGTTACAGACAATGTACCCTTTTACTTCCATGCACAAAGTAGGGACAAAAGAAGCTGCTGAGATCCATAGCTGTAGCCCTGCTGTTGTAGAAGAGATGGAGGCAGAGAGTATTGATAATTGTGATCATGAAGAAATGTCAAAAAATGGTGAAGACAGAGAAGAACATGCTGTAACCAATAAAGTAACCGTGAAGGAGGAAGCAGAAAATGGAACGCCTACGCTACCACTTGATTCAATGTGGGATGATACAGCTCTTTCAAAGTTTGAGATCGAATTATCAAAAACTAATCGCCTTGCCCTAGGTGCTTCGGATGTGACCATGTCTAGTAAATATGAAGATGGAGGGACGCCAAATGAAATTGTGGCAACTGTATCACAAGTTGGTGAATTCAATTTTACAAGTTCTGAGAGGCAAGGAGATGTTTTGCCAGACCTGGATAAAAGTGCTTCCATATATGCGAAATCCTGCCTTTCCTGTGATGGAAAAACTgctaataaagaagaaaatgttggAAATGCTGTCAACGATCAAAAAGCCCAGGTTATCAGTTCTCATGCTGAGATAAAAGAATATGTAGATCGAGTTACAGAAGATGATGTTGATGATCACTTGGTTGAAAAGGAGTTAGAAACAATGTACCCTTTTACTTCCATGCACGAAGTAGTGACAAAAGAAGCTGTTGAGATCAATAGCTGTAGTCTTGCTTCTGTAGATGAGATGGAGGCACAGCGTATTGGGAAGTTTGGTCCTGAGGAAATGTCAAAAAATGGTGAAGACAAAGAAGAACTTGTTATGACTGACAAAATGGAGGAAGCAGAAAGTGGAACGCCTATGCTACCACTTGATTCAATGGTGCATGACACAGCATTTTCAAAGTATGAGACTGAATTATCAAAAACTAATGGTCTTGCCCTAGGTTCTTCGGATGTGACCATGTCCAGTGAATATGAAGATGGAGGGACACCAAATAAAATTGTGGCAACTGTATCACAAGTTGGTGAATTCAATTTTGGAAGTTCTGAGAAGCAGGGAGAAGTTTTGCCAGACATGGATAAAAGTGCTTCCATATATTCAGAATCCTGCCTTTTCTGTGATGGAAAAACTGCAAATAAGGAAGAAAATGTTGGAAAAGCTGTTGTTGATCCAAAAGCCCAGGTTATCAGTTCTGATGCTGAAACTAAAGAAAATGTAGACGGAGTTACAGAAGATGATGTTACGGATCACTTGGTTGAAAAGGTGCTTCTTGAGCAGAATGATAATGGTCCTGATCTTACGTTGCGTAACGCACATGAAAGCTGTATATATGCCACTGATGAAGGTGATGATATCTTGGATAGAAGAATTGGCATTGAGAATGTTGAGGATGGTACTAAGTTGGACGAGCAACTGATTTCTCCATTTGGATTAAATAATGGGTGTCTGTCGGACGAGAAGAAGTCCGCTGTTAAATCATTTTCTGTTGCCCCTTCAGGCAGAAATGTACCTGGATCAAGTACAGCTACTTTCTCTGTGCAGAATTTTTCATTATCATGTG TATTGAGTGCAGGAAAGGAGTATGAATTTCATGCATACAGCAACCGTGTCAGGAATTATGCAGAAGGAATAGAGATGGCTAATGAGGATAAAG GCTTTGGTCATGAAAAGATGAATCCACCTGCGCAAGGAGAAAATGAACTTGGAATTGACAAGAGAGTTGAAGGTCAGAACAGTAATGAAGGTATAAATGATTCTACCCATGGTTTTGCTGTTGAGAATAACGCAAGAACTTCTCCACAAGTTGTTGCTGAGAAACTTGATGGATACACAGATGTCTTGAAACTAGCCAATCAAATGGACAGCGATGATGATCTGGATTTGAACAATCTGTTCAACAGCAATAGCACAAACAGTAAGAGGAATTCAAAGGAGACTGGAAAAGAAATTGATTTGCATGATCTTGACAATGTGGCAATCTCTTCTGGTCAATCCAATGAATTTTCGGATTGTGGAAACAATGCCTCTATATTGAAGCCTGAAATGAACGTTGAATGTTCAGCTGTTTCCCCAGCGACTGCTTCTACAACTG AAATCAAAGCACTGGAGATTGCTGCAGAAATGACTTTGTTCACCAGTTATGAGCTGAATTTGTTTTCagaagatagagaaagagatgaATTTGAGGAAGCAGATGTGAGAACCTTGGAAGACAAGttgataaacaaaaataatgaagAAGTGAATGAAGGAAGAGAAATTGTTTCGAgcattgaaaattttgagaaagAGCAACATTGTGATTATGAGCAAAGCATGGTAGAAGACAAGCCAAACTTGATAAATGAAACTAATGAAGTGAGTGAAGGGAGAGAAATTGTTGGAAGTATGGCGTCTAATTTAGAGCTAAATGAAGGGAGAGAAAATGTTGAGAGTATTGGAAAAGATTGTGATGATGAGCATGGCATGGTAGAGGAATTTGAAATAGGGAAACAGAACCAGCTTTCTGCTTCAGATGAGTCCATCTATGAAAATCGAAGTATACCAAAAGAGAAAGGTGGGGTGCCTGTCATCAAGCAAGGGCTTGTTGATTGCGAGATTCACAAATTTGAATGTATTGAGTTTGAGAATTATACAGAGGCTACTCAAATTAATGCCAGCAATTATGCTGCTTCAGATACTTCCAAAGCTGAATGTTGTGCAAGTGACTCTAAGAAACCAGAAATTCATGTGAACTCTGCTGTTGAAG CTGTTGCTTTAGAAAATCCCCAGAAATTGGAATCACGTGAAGATAAAAGTCCGGAGGCAAAATTGATGGAAAGAATCAGTAGATCTGCCATGCCAAAAATGAAGACTAACAAAGATTTTTCGATCCCAAGAACTCCGAAAAACATCCACAAAATCTATGATATGAAAGAGAATTTTCCCAGCAGCAAGAGGGAACAAGTCAATAACATGACAGCAACAAAAACATCAGTCAAGAGAAGGGCATTGGAAGATCTCCAGAAGAATTAG